The Gordonia terrae genome contains the following window.
TCATTCTTCGCCGCGCCGGAAATCAACCCCCTCTTGAATCTCTGGCGCCCATCCCGCTATCCCACAGGCCGTCGACGTGCGGTTTTGTTGCGGCCTGCGTCCACTGTCGAATTCGAAGTGAAAGCGGGAAAAATCATGCTGTCTGCACTCTTCTACGCAATCGAGGCTTTCGACAACCTCTTGTGGGACATCGCCGAAACAATTGTCACCGGGAGCGACGAAGCCGCCGGCTCGTAGTCCCCCATCCAGTCAGGACGAGTTCAGCAGCGGGTATCGCCGGGCGATACCCACTGCTGAACCTATGTATGGACCGCTTAGACGCCGGCGCCCGACCACCCGGGGTACGACGGCCCAGGTGCCGTCAGGTCACCCATGTCGCCGCAGATACTGACGTCGGGCGAGGGCTCACCAGGACGCCCACCTGCGTCAAGAGCGAGGACTCTCCAGTCACCAAACACGTTGAACCCCGGGAACAGGCTGTCACCGGCCTCCGACCCGGGCGGCGCGGTCCCTCCGCTCTCAATGGTCAGCGACACCATGCCGACGCGCCCGAAGGCGCCTTGCGGCGGAAAATCCGCAGAGAAGTAGGGCGGGAAGGACGTCTCGCTGCTACTTGCTCGACCGAGATCGCAGACCTCAACCACCGTCTGATCGCCTGATAACGGCCGCACACTCGCGATTCGGAGAATCTTGTCCGCGGTGTTGTAGGGATCGTTGCTCGGCGCTGGGTCGAGGATGTCGGGTATCGGCACTGCCTCGCGAACCCCCGGGAACTCACCCTCGACGTCCCAATCGAAAAGCACGAGTAGATGGGACTCAGTGACCGCACGGACAAACGTACCCAGCGACGAATCAAGATCGACAACGCTGTCGTCCCGCCACCTCATTCTCCACTGCAAACCCTGTTCTGCTCGAGCCACCGATGGAGAAATGGCGGGGTTCGCCACCGATGCTTTCGCGCGTTCGTCCGGCCCCTCGGACGATTCGTTCATGCTGCACCCGAGTAACAACATGACGCACAGGGCGAGGATTGAAACTGCGCTAACGCGGCGCACTGTCTGAGACCTCAACTTCGTCTTTTGTTTCATCGATCGTCGGATCTTCAGCGGATTCATCGAAATGGTCGTTGTAGCGGTGCCGGATCGTTTCAGCACCAATGTCCCGCGAAAACTCTCGGAAGGCATCTCTGTTTTCTCGAACCATGTCCGTATCGATCGTTCCGTCCTCCAGCACGAAGGAGAACGTCGACCCGACTCGATTGGTCCACGGATTGCCCCAGAGATCGGGCCGGTCCTCGACGACACCAGAAGTCACTTGCACGACCCGGTCTGTGCCCGTAGTCATTTTGTCCAATCGCGTCTCCATGTCACGAATCTCGGTCCGCCAGGTGTTTTCGTCCTGCTGTGGGTCCGCAGTCGGAAGGCTGATCTCTTCGGCCTTCACGAGCGGCACCGTGAGTCCGGCGGCCTCGGAGAGACCCGGGATCCACAATCCACCCGCCCCCACCAGCGCACCCGCGGAGTCGATCAGGAACGTGTCCTCATTCCATTTGCGCAATCGTTCCCACTCGTCGTTGTCCGCCAGCGTCTCCAAGGCGTTGCTCAACCCGCCGCTCATCGAAGAATGGATCTTGCCCGCGGCAGTGGCGAGTTCGGTGTTGTCCGGGTCGCTCCCGAATTCATGGGCCAGGTAGTTCTCCCACTGGACGGCCGCAGTCAAGGCGATTCGGCCGGCCCCCGGATCCGTGGAAAGGACTCCGATCAGTTTCGAGAACTCGACGGTGTCTGCAAGCGGCCCGGCGGTGTGATTGGTCAAAACCTCGCTGGGCGCATCCGCGAAGTTGCCGAAGTAGGGGGCGAGATTCGCAGCGAGCACCTGTGAGAGATGGGGATTTCGCTCGCCGAGAGTCTCGTATTCGGTATTTCCGCTGTGGTCCTTGTCGACGTAAAGGGCGTCAAGCGTCTTTTCGTTCTCGATGAGCACACGCGCAAGCGCATCCGCCGACTTACCTCCGAGCTCACCCTCGTAGCCAGGCGCCGCTGCCGCTTCGCCAATCCAGTCGAACAGGTCCGTCGGTCCGCGCTGATCATCGGGGCTACACAGCTTCGGATCGACTTCCGACCAGTTCTCGGTGAGGACGTTCAGCACGTGCGCGTCTGCGTCGTACCGATGCCCTTCAGCGACCGTGACACCCATCCGCTCACCAGTGAGGAAGTCTGTCACCGCTTGGTGGTCGTGACTCGCGGTACTGAGCATCGAGCTGGCGACCTGGCGGACCTCGTCGAAAGTCTGATTCTCGTCGTAGAACCCGAACGGCGTGTCCTCGTCGTGCGGGAGCGCTCCGACGATTTCCGAAGCCTGTTTCAGCATTCCCCGATCGACATCAGTTCCCAGCTGCAGACTGCGGTCGGTGCGGTCACTGAGGATCGTATTGAGTGTCTTGAAATCGTCCAGGCGATTCACGCCTGTGAGCGAGTACAGCCGGCCACCGGACCCAACCATCTCCTGCTTGATCTGGTTTTCCCGCAGCAATGAGACAACAGTGCCGGGAAGCTGGTCGAGCCCGCCGGCGGACCCCGCCTTCGTCCGCACGTTCGGCGACGACATCACCCGTAGCGCGTTGCCGAGCACACCCGGCGCTTGTTCGTGAACGCGCAGCAATTCGTTCATGTCGGCCGAGCCGACCTCGGTCATGAATGTTCGCAGGTAGTCGTACTGCCCTTGCGGAATCTCGGTTGGCCGCCCTTGACGGAGGGATTCAAGTTGTTGGGGGGAGAAGTGCGTCGCATGGTTCAGTCGCGCGAGACCCGCAGGTGAAATAGTCCCTTCTCGTAAGGCTCTGACGTCGAGCTCAGCTTGGCGTGAACTCAAGCCCGCGGTGACCGGCGCCAGTGCGCGAATCAATTCCTCGGCTTGCGCGATTGCGCGTTTGGTGTCGACATCGGCGTCGTGCAGCTCACGAGCGAGTCGCTGGAGCCGCACAGTCTCGGTCTTCGACTCGTTTCCTCGCTCGGTGCGATCTCTCGCAATCTGAGCCAGCGCGGTCTCGTCGCCCTCATGGACCCGGGCTTCCGCCTGATAGTCGCGGAGGTCTCGGACAGTCCAGTCATCCTCCACCGAGAATCGATCACCCTCGAGATTGGTGGCCGTGGTATTCAAGGCTTCTACCATCGGCGTCATCCTGTTGGCACCCGATTTGAAGGCGTCAGCGAGTTGCTCGACACCGTCGGCGACGCGGGTCATCTGCGTCTTCTCCCACTCCGCTCGGGAGACGGCTCCGTCGTACGACCTGCCCTTCCAGTCGAGACCGGTCACCTTCGCGTACAAGTCCCCGGCTTTGCGCTCGATGGCAGTCCACACCGGCTTTAACGAGTCCGCGGCCTGGTGGAGCACCTCGGGATGGGCGACTCGGACAATCCTGCGTGGTTTGTCGGTCATCACTCGGGTCGCTGGTTGAGGTTGCCCAGCGACTGCAGAAGCCGAGCCGCCACGTCGTCCACATTCACCAAAACAGACGCCGCCGAGTCGAGCGCATCACCGAACTGCTCATGTCGCCCGGCTATTGTCGTCAGGGCCTGCTTGACGGAGGCATTTACGCTGTCGACCACAGAAGCGACCTCGAAACCGGTCATCGACATCTTGACAGCGCCGAAGGTCGGGGACTCCATCGTCCGGAGAGACATTCCGTACGTCGCCAGGTGGCGAGACGCGTCCGTCAGACTGCTCGGAGTCACCTCAACAGGTTTTGGTGCCATCGAATCCCCCAACCACTCACCGCACCCCTCCCGCAGGGGCACAGGCAACCACGTCGAGTGATAGTAGCGGCACTCGTGCTTGCAGCCGCGCGTCACTACACAGGAGGCGGCCGACCGGTCGACACGTTCGGCGGTAGGTATCCCCTGGCGATACCTACCGCTGAACCCGAATCGAGGCTCCTCAGCCTCGGACGGCGATGCGCGCCTGGACTTCGGGACGCCGCAGCGGGGGCACTGTCTTCGGCGGTTGACGACGCTCCGGCAGGACGTCGAGCAGGGTCCGCGTCGCCGCGGTGACCGCGGTGACCGCCGCCTCGAACGCCTCGACGTTCGCCGCCGATGGATGGCGGACCCCACTCACCTTGCGCACGTACTGCCGAGCCGCGGCCTCGATCTCGTCCCCCGTCGCCGGCGGTTCCAGACCACGGAGTTCGGTGATGTTGCGGCACATGGCAGATCCCTTCGGTCGGATGCTGGTGAGGGTCGCCGCCGGGACCGAACCGAGGTGGGGACCTCAGTCACCGATCTTGACGACCGCTTTGCCCAGGATCCGCCCTTCGGCCAGATCGGTCAACGCCTCGGGCAGCTGATCGAGCGTGTAGGTCACATTCACCTGCGGGGACATGCCGTCGGCGATCATCTGGGACAGCTCCTCGTGCAGGGTCGCGGGGAGGTTCAGCTCCGGGTGCGTGCGCACGTATTCGCCCCACGCGGCACCCACGACCGCGATGTTGCGGAACAGGACGCGGTTGAGTTTGACGGTCGGGATACCGCCCGCCGCGAAGCCGACCACCACGTACCGGCCGTCGGGCGCCACCTGGCGCAACGCCTCGTCGAACACCTCGCCGCCGGACGGATCGATCATCACGTCGACGCCCTTGGGGAAGATCTCCTTGAGCGCGGTCCCCCAGCCCTCTTCGAGCTGGACGATCTCGTCCGCCCCGGCACTGCGCAGCAGTTCTTCGGCGCCTTTGCGGTGGACGATCGCGACGACCTTTGCGCCGAGTGCCTTGGCGACCATGATCGACGCGGTGCCGACCCCACCGGCAGCACCGAGCACTCCCACGACCTCACCTTTCTGGAGGTGGGCGCGGGTCTTCAACGCGAACAGGGCCGTCTGATAGTTGATGCCCATCGCCGAGCCCTGTTCGAAGCTCAGCCCCTCCGGCAGCGGGAGCAGCTGTTCGGGTGCGGCCGCGACCTGTTCGGCGAAGCCCCCCACGATCGACGCGACGAGGACCTTGTCGCCGACCTTCACCGTCGATCCCTCGGGCGCCGAGCGCACCACCCCGGCCACCTCGGTTCCGGGCGTGAACGGAGTGGGGACGCGGAGCTGATACTTGCCCTGGCTCATCAGGACATCGGGGAAACACACCCCGCATGACTTCACATCGACGAGGACCTGACCGTCGGCGGGTACAGGGTCCGGGACGTCTTTCAGTTCGAGTCCGGAGGGGCCTGTCTCTGCATTGAGTACCTGAGCTTTCATACGGCTCACCCTACGCGGCGGCGCTCACAGACCCGATAGGATCTGGTGCCATGTCACACCCCACGGCCCAGCTGCCGAGCGCACCGTCCCCCGAACGCCTCCGAGTCGCCGAGGAGGCCCCCGGCTTCATGCCGCTCGACGAGGCGCAGACACTGTTCGAGATCGCCGGAGATTATCTGTCGCAACCGGATTCGACGAAGGTCGGCGTCGAGATCGGTACGTACTGCGGCAAGTCGACGGTGTTCCTCGGTTCCGCGGGCGAGGCGCACGACGCCGTCATCGTGACCGTCGATCACCATCGCGGTTCCGAGGAGCACCAGCCCGGGTGGGAGTACCACGACGAATCGCTCGTCGACGCGCACACCGGCACGCTGGACACCTCGGCACGCTTCCGCCGCACCATGTTCGACGCCGGGCTCGACCAGACCGTGGTGGGGGTGCTGGCACCGTCGACGGTCGCGGCGAAGGTCTGGGGCAAGCCGGCCGACTTCGTGTTCATCGACGGCGGCCACAGCATGGAGGCCGCACAGAACGACCTCGACGGATGGGCGCCATGGGTTCGCATCGGCGGCGCCCTGCTCATCCACGACGTCTTCCCCGACCCGGCCGACGGCGGGCGGCCGCCGTACGAGATCTACTGCCAGGCACTGGAAACCGGACAGTTCACCGAGGTCAGGGTCGAGGGATCGCTGCGCGTCCTGCGTCGCGATTCGGGTGACGTCGGTGCGCCCTTCGAGACGCCCTCCGCAAGCTCCGGGCTCCTCAGGGAGCAGTAAAAGCACCCGCGAGCTCCGAGAGGAGCGGGGCCCGGCGGCGGCTACGAGTCGCCGGCGAGCGCCCGCACCTTGCCCAGCACGTCGGGATAGCGCTTCAGGTGCGCACCACCGTTGACGTCGAACGCGGCGC
Protein-coding sequences here:
- a CDS encoding NADPH:quinone oxidoreductase family protein, with protein sequence MKAQVLNAETGPSGLELKDVPDPVPADGQVLVDVKSCGVCFPDVLMSQGKYQLRVPTPFTPGTEVAGVVRSAPEGSTVKVGDKVLVASIVGGFAEQVAAAPEQLLPLPEGLSFEQGSAMGINYQTALFALKTRAHLQKGEVVGVLGAAGGVGTASIMVAKALGAKVVAIVHRKGAEELLRSAGADEIVQLEEGWGTALKEIFPKGVDVMIDPSGGEVFDEALRQVAPDGRYVVVGFAAGGIPTVKLNRVLFRNIAVVGAAWGEYVRTHPELNLPATLHEELSQMIADGMSPQVNVTYTLDQLPEALTDLAEGRILGKAVVKIGD
- a CDS encoding class I SAM-dependent methyltransferase, which gives rise to MSHPTAQLPSAPSPERLRVAEEAPGFMPLDEAQTLFEIAGDYLSQPDSTKVGVEIGTYCGKSTVFLGSAGEAHDAVIVTVDHHRGSEEHQPGWEYHDESLVDAHTGTLDTSARFRRTMFDAGLDQTVVGVLAPSTVAAKVWGKPADFVFIDGGHSMEAAQNDLDGWAPWVRIGGALLIHDVFPDPADGGRPPYEIYCQALETGQFTEVRVEGSLRVLRRDSGDVGAPFETPSASSGLLREQ
- a CDS encoding DUF2277 domain-containing protein; the encoded protein is MCRNITELRGLEPPATGDEIEAAARQYVRKVSGVRHPSAANVEAFEAAVTAVTAATRTLLDVLPERRQPPKTVPPLRRPEVQARIAVRG